One stretch of Daphnia pulicaria isolate SC F1-1A chromosome 6, SC_F0-13Bv2, whole genome shotgun sequence DNA includes these proteins:
- the LOC124342771 gene encoding fatty acid hydroxylase domain-containing protein 2-like isoform X3, with product MEAKRMAGWCGFLVFFVSTLILAPVFYGHTLTTLMQQFRTVVSVAAQSKWITFLKLVGTDDWNLYVWGIVLSIQIPFWSIGILFAFLDYYNWPKWIMRYKIQPGTNEPVDLNKLAETIRVVLVNQWAIAFPLLVASYYFQKMINRMPEIQELPTVERTLIDFLVLFIFEEIGVYYVHRLIHHPKLYIRVHKKHHEWRAPVAIASMYSTGTEYFLLLSAAAMGPLLMNPHIITQWVWYAFVQLRSVNEHTGYEFPWLPSAEHHYYHHIMSNACYSHSYFLDWLHGTDKGFRSYIRKKSHIK from the exons ATGGAGGCCAAACGAATGGCCGGATGGTGCGGATTCCTAGTATTCTTTGTCAGCACTTTGATTCTTGCTCCCGTCTTCTATGGACACACGCTGACGAC ACTTATGCAACAGTTTCGGACTGTTGTTAGTGTCGCTGCCCAGTCTAAATGGATAACATTTCTTAAACTGGTTGGAACTGACGATTGGAATTTGTACGTCTGgg gtaTTGTGCTGTCTATCCAAATTCCATTTTGGAGTATTGGCATCTTGTTCGCTTTTCTGGACTACTACAACTGGCCCAAATGGATTATGAGATATAAAATTCAACCAGGCACCAACGAGCCAGTCGACTTAAATAAACTTGCCGAG ACCATCAGGGTAGTGCTGGTCAATCAGTGGGCCATCGCTTTTCCACTACTCGTCGCCAGCTACTATTTCCAGAAAATGATTAACCGAATGCCAGAAATTCAAGAGCTGCCGACCGTCGAGCGCacgttaattgattttttggtcTTGTTCATTTTTGAGGAGATTGGAGTTTATTACGTGCACAG ACTGATCCACCATCCCAAACTGTACATCCGAGTTCACAAGAAACATCACGAATGGCGCGCACCCGTCGCCATTGCCTCCATGTATAGCACCGGCACGGAATATTTCTTGCTCTTGAGTGCAGCAGCTATG GGTCCGCTTCTAATGAACCCTCACATAATTACGCAATGGGTGTGGTACGCTTTCGTTCAGCTGAGGAGCGTGAATGAACACACGGGCTACGAGTTCCCGTGGTTGCCATCTGCCGAGCATCACTACTATCACCACATAATGAGCAATGCTTGTTATAGTCATTCCTATTTCCTAGATTGGCTCCATGGAACGGATAAAGGTTTCCGATCTTACATTCGCAAGAAGTCTCATATCAAGTAG
- the LOC124342771 gene encoding fatty acid hydroxylase domain-containing protein 2-like isoform X1: MALCVMLQTGIRLEVTRSPNIIIAEMKQSSWQKPLLFVTTSLLLPIFYGHTLMTSLQHFRTVVGVAAESKWITFLQLVGTDDWNLYVWGIVLSIQIPFWSVGILFAFLDYYNWPKWIMRYKIQPGTNEPVDLNKLTETIRVVLVNQWVIAFPLLIATYYFQKMIHRMPEIQELPTVERTLFDFLVLFLFEEVGVYYVHRLIHHPKLYIRVHKKHHEWRAPVAIASMYCTGTEYFLLLSAAAVGPLLMNPHILTLWVWYAFVHLRSVNEHTGYEFPWLPTAEHHNYHHIINNACYSHSYFLDWLHGTDKGFRSYMSRKKALNNFTERLETSNAN, translated from the exons ATGGCTCTATGTGTTAT GTTGCAAACGGGGATTCGACTAGAAGTCACACGAAGTCCAAATATAATCATCGCAGAGATGAAACAGTCAAGTTGGCAGAAACCACTTCTCTTCGTTACGACTTCGCTACTCTTGCCAATCTTCTACGGCCATACGCTAATGAC GTCTCTGCAACACTTTCGGACAGTTGTTGGTGTCGCTGCGGAGTCTAAATGGATAACATTTCTTCAACTTGTTGGGACTGACGATTGGAATTTGTACGTCTGgg gtaTTGTGCTGTCTATCCAAATTCCATTTTGGAGTGTTGGCATCTTGTTCGCTTTTCTGGACTACTACAACTGGCCCAAATGGATTATGAGATACAAAATTCAGCCAGGTACCAACGAGCCAGTCGACTTAAATAAACTTACCGAG ACCATCAGAGTAGTACTAGTCAATCAGTGGGTCATCGCTTTTCCACTGCTCATCGCCACCTACTATTTCCAGAAAATGATTCACCGAATGCCAGAAATTCAAGAGCTGCCGACCGTCGAGCGCacgttatttgattttttggtctTGTTCCTTTTTGAAGAGGTCGGAGTTTATTATGTGCACAG ACTGATCCACCATCCCAAACTGTACATCCGAGTACACAAGAAACATCACGAATGGCGCGCACCTGTCGCCATAGCCTCCATGTATTGCACCGGCACGGAATATTTCTTGCTCTTGAGTGCAGCAGCTGTG ggTCCGCTCCTAATGAACCCTCACATACTCACTTTGTGGGTGTGGTACGCTTTTGTTCACCTGAGGAGCGTGAATGAACACACGGGCTACGAGTTCCCGTGGTTGCCAACTGCCGAGCATCACAACTACCACCACATAATCAACAATGCCTGTTACAGTCACTCCTATTTCCTAGACTGGCTCCATGGAACGGATAAAGGTTTCCGTTCCTACATGTCCCGCAAAAAAGCTCTGAATAATTTTACTGAACGTTTGGaaacttcaaatgccaatTGA
- the LOC124342797 gene encoding mRNA-capping enzyme-like isoform X2, which produces MMPKPSGPRFLLYIDSTGQTYLENMTQHFFLVHTDRAVQFISKDGRATIDTVLDGIFTKDEKGGRLTFFVCDAVRCNGVNLTKMNAFQRIAFVKENLMKPRLNAVEHQTISIKNEVFNLDIVECLDCNSADFLDTEFEKEFKYPLRSLVFFPRNQEYVGGTCKNVLKWTEDESYDCVFRIVIQKGSNGTDTAGLQAVGGPGNREIYFASIDMTDVIQQLDLRIVECRFVNGKWILVRIRNDRPHPHSRRAIISEESRTSSSTATLWNCTFLKKHWKRSVDEKRTTTSK; this is translated from the exons ATGATGCCTAAACCATCCGGACCTCGATTTCTACTTTACATCGACTCTACCGGCCAAACTTACTTGGAGAACATGACTCAACACTTCTTCCTCGTGCACACTGATCGCGCCGTTCAATTCATCTCCAAAGATGGTCGAGCAACAATCGACACCGTCCTCGATGGCATTTTTACCAAGGATGAGAAGGGCGGAAGACTGACGTTTTTCGTCTGCGATGCCGTTCGATGCAATGGTGTAAACCTCACGAAAATGAACGCTTTTCAACGCATCGCATTTGTCAAG gAAAATTTGATGAAGCCGCGATTGAATGCGGTGGAGCACCAAACGATATCCATTAAGAACGAGGTTTTCAATTTGGATATAGTGGAATGCCTGGACTGTAATTCAGCTGATTTTCTGGATACAGAATTCGAAAAAGAGTTCAAATATCCACTTCGTTCTTTAGTCTTCTTCCCACGAAACCAG GAATACGTCGGTGGGAcgtgtaaaaatgttttaaagtgGACAGAAGATGAGAGTTATGACTGTGTCTTTCGTATCGTTATTCAGAAAGGGTCAAATGG GACTGACACTGCCGGATTGCAGGCGGTTGGTGGTCCGGGTAAtcgtgaaatttattttgcctcTATCGACATGACGGATGTAATCCAACAACTTGATCTTCGCATCGTTGAGTGTCGTTTCGTAAACGGAAAATGGATTTTGGTCAGAATCAGGAACGATCGCCCGCATCCCCACAGCAGACGTGCCATTATAa GCGAGGAGTCACGGACCTCCTCTTCAACTGCAACACTTTGGAACTGTACGTTCCTTAAGAAACACTGGAAACGCTCTGTTGATGAAAAGCGGACAACAACATCAAAGTGA
- the LOC124342881 gene encoding uncharacterized protein LOC124342881 — protein sequence MTFIEEAVNELDKSINLAANDVNQLNQALNSIIQYRKQLDAIATGLETKVLEDGKLLKDVEDKINYMDVIETELDITEVMLLALNGRETLLGNKIEHDLNFYFDPSVLDSWNISFFAQRNGQGFSPSSGVFTVPFHGIYHFFFTGI from the exons ATGACATTCATCGAGGAA GCGGTCAACGAACTTGACAAATCCATAAACTTAGCAGCAAACGACGTGAATCAATTGAACCAGGCATTGAACAGTATTATCCAATACCGAAAACAGTTAGACGCCATTGCAACAGGTTTAGAAACAAAAGTACTTGAAGATGGGAAACTTCTGAAAGACGTCgaagacaaaataaattatatgGATGTTATTGAAACAGAACTCGATATAACAGAAGTAATGCTGTTGGCATTGAACGGACGAGAAACTTTATTGGGCAACAAAATTGAACATGATTTGAACTTTTACTTCGATCCTAGCGTCCTTGATAGCTggaacatttcattttttgcgcAACGCAATG GCCAGGGTTTCAGTCCTTCGTCGGGTGTGTTTACTGTACCATTCCACGGCatttatcatttctttttcacaggTATTTAA
- the LOC124342193 gene encoding glutamate receptor ionotropic, delta-2-like, translating to MVVTTRIKIALLLCLVLAIAITNAGISGSKGKVAHHHIPHKLQGNIRGRDLRVVTGHFPPYISILRNSSGHITDYSDYMYQHLQYLSQKLEFTYTIFPVAESIHNGVKSREIWSGVIGTITSLKADIGLVPATVSLERYESIEFCGFLVGDNTGILVKYPATNISFTSAFDVFSIEVWMWGIISGIAIATICRIFSYVTKRLRINVDENKPEIRAGTIMMYFFGNTFSQGNYFPCQQPSQKLLVATWCFVTFVFVNTYNSTLTSYMSVTYQRPEVNSFRDLALATKYKATVLTGSIQDIDLRVIMKRPRKSYLKIVADRIDQCLSDCRKFSFEELAVSVLEEENCVSLIPWAAGIASLKKFNAKNCRLAMAFESTSWKPMFLAVPKSSPYKEEINRASFMFFDTGLRDYWLKAYAKPPAQCRHKFENNMKQNKISLRLFHDLLKS from the exons ATGGTCGTAACCACCAGAATAAAAATTGCGCTTCTGCTATGTTTGGTGCTTGCAATAGCAATCACGAACGCAGGTATTAGCGGCAGCAAAGGAAAAGTGGCCCATCATCATATCCCGCACAAGCTACAAGGCAATATACGAGGAAGGGATCTACGAGTGGTCACAGGACAT TTTCCACCTTACATTTCCATTTTGCGGAACTCTTCTGGCCACATTACTGACTATTCCGACTACATGTACCAACATTTGCAGTACCTGTCTCAGAAGTTGGAGTTCAC TTACACAATATTCCCTGTGGCTGAAAGCATCCATAACGGAGTCAAGTCTAGGGAAATTTGGAGTGGCGTCATTGGAACAATCACCAGCCTC AAAGCGGATATTGGGTTAGTGCCGGCTACCGTTTCACTGGAGCGGTACGAATCCATTGAATTCTGCGGATTTTTGGTTGGTGACAATACCGGGATTCTTGTCAAATATCCTGCCACTAATATTTCATTTACCAGCGCTTTCGACGTGTTTTCAATCGAG GTATGGATGTGGGGCATAATTTCAGGAATAGCAATTGCTACCATTTGTCGCATTTTTTCTTACGTAACCAAACGCTTGCGTATTAACGTTGATGAAAATAAGCCCGAGATAAGAGCTGGGACTATAATGATGTATTTTTTTGGAAACACGTTTTCTCAGG GGAATTATTTTCCGTGCCAACAACCATCGCAGAAACTCCTCGTTGCGACCTGGTGTTTCGTAACTTTCGTCTTCGTCAACACTTACAATTCGACTCTGACGTCTTACATGTCGGTGACTTATCAAAGACCCGAAGTCAATTCCTTTCGCGATTTGGCTCTTGCCACAAAGTACAAGGCCACTGTATTAACCGGATCCATTCAAGATATAGATTTGCGGGTTATCATGAAG CGACCCCGgaaaagttatttaaaaattgtcgCTGACAGAATCGACCAATGTTTATCGGACTGCAGAAAATTCTCCTTCGAGGAACTGGCCGTTTCGGTTTTAGAGGAAGAGAACTGCGTTTCGTTAATA CCCTGGGCTGCTGGCATCGCTAGTCTGAAGAAGTTCAATGCCAAAAATTGTCGTCTGGCTATGGCGTTCGAGTCAACTTCGTGGAAGCCAATGTTCTTGGCTGTTCCCAAATCGAGTCCctacaaagaagaaatcaaccGAGC GTCATTCATGTTCTTTGACACTGGACTGCGGGACTATTGGTTAAAAGCGTATGCAAAACCGCCCGCACAGTGTCgacacaaatttgaaaataatatgaaacaaaataaaatttctttaagaCTATTTCATGATTTACTAAAAAGTTAA
- the LOC124342771 gene encoding fatty acid hydroxylase domain-containing protein 2-like isoform X2: MALCVMLQTGIRLEVTRSPNIIIAEMKQSSWQKPLLFVTTSLLLPIFYGHTLMTSLQHFRTVVGVAAESKWITFLQLVGTDDWNLYVWGIVLSIQIPFWSVGILFAFLDYYNWPKWIMRYKIQPGTNEPVDLNKLTETIRVVLVNQWVIAFPLLIATYYFQKMIHRMPEIQELPTVERTLFDFLVLFLFEEVGVYYVHRLIHHPKLYIRVHKKHHEWRAPVAIASMYCTGTEYFLLLSAAAVGPLLMNPHILTLWVWYAFVHLRSVNEHTGYEFPWLPTAEHHNYHHIINNACYSHSYFLDWLHGTDKGFRSYIRKKSHIK; the protein is encoded by the exons ATGGCTCTATGTGTTAT GTTGCAAACGGGGATTCGACTAGAAGTCACACGAAGTCCAAATATAATCATCGCAGAGATGAAACAGTCAAGTTGGCAGAAACCACTTCTCTTCGTTACGACTTCGCTACTCTTGCCAATCTTCTACGGCCATACGCTAATGAC GTCTCTGCAACACTTTCGGACAGTTGTTGGTGTCGCTGCGGAGTCTAAATGGATAACATTTCTTCAACTTGTTGGGACTGACGATTGGAATTTGTACGTCTGgg gtaTTGTGCTGTCTATCCAAATTCCATTTTGGAGTGTTGGCATCTTGTTCGCTTTTCTGGACTACTACAACTGGCCCAAATGGATTATGAGATACAAAATTCAGCCAGGTACCAACGAGCCAGTCGACTTAAATAAACTTACCGAG ACCATCAGAGTAGTACTAGTCAATCAGTGGGTCATCGCTTTTCCACTGCTCATCGCCACCTACTATTTCCAGAAAATGATTCACCGAATGCCAGAAATTCAAGAGCTGCCGACCGTCGAGCGCacgttatttgattttttggtctTGTTCCTTTTTGAAGAGGTCGGAGTTTATTATGTGCACAG ACTGATCCACCATCCCAAACTGTACATCCGAGTACACAAGAAACATCACGAATGGCGCGCACCTGTCGCCATAGCCTCCATGTATTGCACCGGCACGGAATATTTCTTGCTCTTGAGTGCAGCAGCTGTG ggTCCGCTCCTAATGAACCCTCACATACTCACTTTGTGGGTGTGGTACGCTTTTGTTCACCTGAGGAGCGTGAATGAACACACGGGCTACGAGTTCCCGTGGTTGCCAACTGCCGAGCATCACAACTACCACCACATAATCAACAATGCCTGTTACAGTCACTCCTATTTCCTAGACTGGCTCCATGGAACGGATAAAG GTTTCCGATCTTACATTCGCAAGAAGTCTCATATCAAGTAG
- the LOC124342797 gene encoding mRNA-capping enzyme-like isoform X1, whose amino-acid sequence MMPKPSGPRFLLYIDSTGQTYLENMTQHFFLVHTDRAVQFISKDGRATIDTVLDGIFTKDEKGGRLTFFVCDAVRCNGVNLTKMNAFQRIAFVKENLMKPRLNAVEHQTISIKNEVFNLDIVECLDCNSADFLDTEFEKEFKYPLRSLVFFPRNQEYVGGTCKNVLKWTEDESYDCVFRIVIQKGSNGTDTAGLQAVGGPGNREIYFASIDMTDVIQQLDLRIVECRFVNGKWILVRIRNDRPHPHSRRAIINKLNMLENPVTRETLRTALDKSKERRGVTDLLFNCNTLELYVP is encoded by the exons ATGATGCCTAAACCATCCGGACCTCGATTTCTACTTTACATCGACTCTACCGGCCAAACTTACTTGGAGAACATGACTCAACACTTCTTCCTCGTGCACACTGATCGCGCCGTTCAATTCATCTCCAAAGATGGTCGAGCAACAATCGACACCGTCCTCGATGGCATTTTTACCAAGGATGAGAAGGGCGGAAGACTGACGTTTTTCGTCTGCGATGCCGTTCGATGCAATGGTGTAAACCTCACGAAAATGAACGCTTTTCAACGCATCGCATTTGTCAAG gAAAATTTGATGAAGCCGCGATTGAATGCGGTGGAGCACCAAACGATATCCATTAAGAACGAGGTTTTCAATTTGGATATAGTGGAATGCCTGGACTGTAATTCAGCTGATTTTCTGGATACAGAATTCGAAAAAGAGTTCAAATATCCACTTCGTTCTTTAGTCTTCTTCCCACGAAACCAG GAATACGTCGGTGGGAcgtgtaaaaatgttttaaagtgGACAGAAGATGAGAGTTATGACTGTGTCTTTCGTATCGTTATTCAGAAAGGGTCAAATGG GACTGACACTGCCGGATTGCAGGCGGTTGGTGGTCCGGGTAAtcgtgaaatttattttgcctcTATCGACATGACGGATGTAATCCAACAACTTGATCTTCGCATCGTTGAGTGTCGTTTCGTAAACGGAAAATGGATTTTGGTCAGAATCAGGAACGATCGCCCGCATCCCCACAGCAGACGTGCCATTATAa ATAAATTGAACATGCTGGAAAATCCCGTGACGAGGGAAACTTTAAGAACAGCTTTAGACAAGTCTAAAGAAAG GCGAGGAGTCACGGACCTCCTCTTCAACTGCAACACTTTGGAACTGTACGTTCCTTAA